A stretch of the Aegilops tauschii subsp. strangulata cultivar AL8/78 chromosome 4, Aet v6.0, whole genome shotgun sequence genome encodes the following:
- the LOC109784668 gene encoding uncharacterized protein, with protein MDSGNTQTDGSQPAAPKNPAMTSCRKKKTDDDVTFLEDVKEHIDEFIHASMDEHKTCFKKTIQKMFGMSKVVAERSAAAKEAEVESALPLQTSVSQ; from the exons ATGGATTCCGGTAATACGCAGACAGACGGTTCTCAGCCAGCTGCTCCTAAGAACCCTGCCATGACGTCGTGCCGGAAGAAGAAAACTGATGATGATGTTACCTTCCTTGAAGACGTGAAAGAACACATCGACGAGTTCATCCACGCGTCCATGGATGAGCACAAGACCTGCTTCAAGAAGACCATTCAGAAG ATGTTTGGGATGTCGAAGGTTGTCGCGGAGCGGTCCGCTGCAGCAAAGGAAGCTGAAGTCGAAAGCGCTTTGCCCCTTCAGACCAGTGTGTCCCAGTAG